The following is a genomic window from Amaranthus tricolor cultivar Red isolate AtriRed21 chromosome 10, ASM2621246v1, whole genome shotgun sequence.
gatCATCTTCATTGAAGAAATAATTCCTTAATTACTATTCAATTCAACAGAATATATCAGCTCTTACAGCAAGCCAGATACTCCCAAAGTTCCAAGACGAGACAATTATTTGATATAGAATATCACTCACCCCGCCTGATATTAGAGTGTCAAGGTTGAAATCTATTCTCGGATTAACTGCTGCAAGCTTCATCGACAAATACTGCAACACCAAGATAGAAATAAACAAGTTCAAAAAAAGGATACAAGCAACGTAATGGATTATGTAACAATTGATGAATCCAAAATTTTCAGGTAGGTCCTCTGTCAGATTTCTCATTCAAATTGTTTTTACACATCCAAAGTTTCATCATTCATGTGGCTCACAGATGGGTCCATTTAGGATAATGCAATTTGAATCAGGAATTCGGATACTGATCAACTTTAAGTGATTGAACATTAACAATTAGGACCTCAAACAAAAGGGAAAAAATCGCAAAAAAAATAGTAGTGCCATGTTTACGGACCAGTCTTGCATGATCTTAAGTTCTCTAATCATGTAAACAGAGATGTTTTCTATCACCTCTCATAGAATGGGAAGATGGTAAAAGCCGAAGATAAGTACCTCTACTTGACGTTGCAAGTATTGCACGTGATTGATGATCTCATCCAACACCAATGCAGTTCCCGAAATCTGCATTTGTATTCACAAGTTATGACTTGCATAAATGAAAACAATTGCATATAGGAGTACTACAGCATATTCACAACAAATCCCTCATACTTGGATCATTTCTTTAATAATACATAAAGACTAAATTAACAATGTCCAAATTGCACATCATgcaaaatatgaataaaataaatttagtataaaagatttttttggtaaataaaTACACAAGATGGTCCCAATAAATCAGAAGACCTCTACAGTCTATTTTTGCCAGACTGGGGAGACAAAATTTAAGCTGAACCCACTGGTTTACTTTCATTAAATGATCTTTAGCACTGGGACAACCTTACCATTATAGATGTGTTTCAATCAATTTGTGCATTCAACTGAGAATTATGGCCATTGTTGTCCTCTTCTTGGTCCTACTCCTCCCAACTTCAGGAACACCTAACATGTTCATAAAGTTTTCACACTACTCTCCTCTCCCTGTCTCCCTCCTTGACTAGGACATATAACCATCACAAAAGCATGCATAAACTCTTAATATGTCGATTCAAATGAATGAAGGGTACCCCTGATGTTAAGATCAAACTTGTAGATAAGCTGATTATGGGATTGAAAGGGCACACCTAACATTAAAGAATACTTTTCTCATTATCCTAAAGAGTCGTTGATTGACAGGTCACCTAAAACACagacttttttctttctttttctgtatTATCCCCATTCTTACGCGTGTATTATGTTGATAGAAATTACTAAATCCATAGAGCTATATTGTTAAGTAACTTTACTTTGGTATTCTTTAATATTTTCTCAATAAGATTAGAGATGCAAATGATCAGAATTGGAGCATGAAAATGGCTATGACAGTTGAAATGGATTGGTGCAGCGTGACTAAATAAGATATACATCCTCCTTCCCTAAATACATGTTGCATTTCCaattttgagaaaataattaatgtgttgCAACATTTCTATTCTCGGCTATTGTTTTTGCTTAAGTTCACAATATCGCCCCACTAACCCATCCCAGATCCCACACTGATGACCTAATTACCCACTAACCCGAAGTGCAACATTAGCCGAATCCTCTTCTCCCTTTACTCAATTTGGATCAATTTTGCATCTATTTAGGGATCAAAAGGAGAAAAACAATTACACTCGATATAATTTCTACTAAAACCTATAAAAAGTCGGAATCACACCTCTACATAATTTCCCATTACTTTGTACCATCACCACAACAATTTCTTCATTGTCATTAATAATTCCTAAAACTCTGATAAGGTAAACCTCAAACGGTCAAACAACCCATTACAAGCTGGTAAGCCGAAACAAACCAGTGGAATACGAGGAATCATTATTGTCCCTAGGCACTTGAAACAAACATTGAGTTAGCTGCAAAATGTGATGTCTTTACCAAATTGACGCATCTCCTCTCTGTGATTTTGCTTTGTTCAGATCAACACTTAACCATTGTTTCAAgtttgtaacaattttattttatttattttttcctaCCAAGTTTGTAACAATTCTATTTTACTTTAATCTTCCTACCAAGTTTGCAACAATTCCACTTTGACATCATTAATTATCTCTATCTCCCACCTACTTGACCCATATATCCCTTAGCCTATGTAAGTTGCAACATGTAACCAGAGGTGTTCATATTCGAGTCACCGGCTTGATTTTGGATTAGGTGTTTTCGGTCGGTTTGAAATCAcattttgtgtccatattgtttttacataattgtaattttACATCGTTTTTGATGTCGGGTCACTTTGGATTCGGTTACAAGGTCAGGTAAATTTCAGATCATCGAGTTTGTTTTGAATACCCTCTACTTGTAACccacaacaaaaacaaaaagatagagaaaaaacatatacaaccaacagtgaaaaaacaataatatccATGTCTTGAAAAGAGACACATAAAAGAGACACATAACAAACCCTCTACTAACAGCAAAGTGAAAGGTGAAAGGTGAAAGGTGAAAGgtgaaagatgaaaaaggaGAATATTACAACACACCACAAAACTAAAATTCTTGATCAATAaccgtaatttgtaaattactacaaaaacaaagaaagaacaatattaaaaataaacaaatcaaaaaagataaattaaaacaataaaccTCTCATCCTATCACATACTACCACATAAGTGTGATTTATTAACCTCATAAATAACTGTTATTTAATAAGACTTTCTTGGCCTAAAAAggaacttttttaaaaaagtgacAATGACTAAAACGGTTATCAAAATCCACTCATTGCCTAGGTACAATACCTTATAACTACTCATTAGTcctaatcataatcataatcattattaatcataatcataattattagtCCTTAATTCTCAATCAATCACTCAAATCACCAACAAATCAGAGCAATAAAACTGCATTAATCACACTTGCAAACACCATACCTTATTACACCCAGGGACCAGCTCCTGCAACAACTTCATACGAGCattaattttctctcttcttgcCTGAAAAACGAATTTAGCATCCCATTAATTATTACCCACCATATTAATCATTAATTAAGACAATAAGTAATTAGTAAATCATTAATTACTCGTTCAGCTAAGCTATGGCTATCAGTTGCTTGACCTCGCCGTGCACGAACATGAACATAAGGAAGCTTCTCCCCATCTTCCAACGTCGTCGTTTTACTCTTCTTACTAGCTCCTTTACCCTAAAAATCCCCCAtttcaaaaaattgaaaaactaaaattgataatcacaaatcaacaaaaaaaaccctaaccttcttttctctctttttgCGTTTTAATGGCTTCTCCTTTTCACTCTCGCTCCCAGCCGTCGGATCAGAAGAAAAAGGGTTAGACCCACTATCCAACGGCTCAACTTTCACTTTGGACTCCATTGAATTATTTTCACCAGCAAATACAGAGTACTTAGCAGCGCGTTCAATTAACGCGCGATTAGAAGGAAAAGCAGGAAACGATGCCAAAGAATGATTGAACGCACTAATACGATGCCGTTTAACTACATCACCAGAACCACCTCCATTAAAATCATCAGTTAAGAGCTCCAGAGCTTGATTAGGAGGTAATTCTAAAAGGGCAGTAAACGAATTTCCATTTCCATTGCCATTACCATTACCATTATCCGCCGCAATCATTAGCTTCTGAAATTCTTCTCCAAATTGATAATTCTCCATCCAATTTTCAGCGTAATTCACAGATCAATCAAAGCTTAACAATTTTATCTAATTCATCAAAGCAATATTGAAATTGTAAGTAAAATTTTTGAAATGGAAGTTTCATTTATAACAGTAGGTTGCCAATTCCAGTAGAAACTGGAATAAAAATGGAGATTGATGCCtttatagttatttttatttttaaaataagtggAATATTTTCTGTAAAAAAGTGAGGTGGTAGAGGAAAAGATAGAGAGGTAGTGTGAAAGTAACGTAAAGAGAAAGGTGGGGAACTTGGGATGTGAAGTATTTGAGGGAGGCAatttgttgggatgagttatcccacgtCGATAAATGGAAAATGGTGTGCgtgctttataagctattagagaccttcttcccattgccatatggttttgggatggtatatatctccttggcttatgacgtgtgtgcacttgtgtccccccgttaatatgctggcattcacaataagtccagcctaatttcaCATGGTATCGGAGCCAcgttaaacactaattttttttttctctctcaagGATTTTTTCAGTAAAATGGTGGACAGTGAAACACCACCACCGTCGCCACCTAAGTTTGATTCCACCTCTTGGATCATTGACACCGGCGCTACACATCATGTTACAGGAAATATTTCTTGGTTGTTCGACACTGATAGTTTTAATTGTCCTGTTGGATTGCCCAATGGTGACATTGTTAATGCTTCTTTAATTGGCTCTGTTCGCTTGCCGGATAAACTCACTCTCACAGGCGTTTTATTTGTTCCTAATTTGCGTTGCAATTTGCTTTCTATTTCACAGCTTAATGACAATCTTAATTGTACTGTTCAATTTACTCAACACATTTGTGTCATACAGGACCCAACGAAGGAGCTGATTGGGACGGGAACTAGGAGAGACGGATTATACTATTTTAGCAATACGGAATTGGTTCCTCAAGTGGGTGCGATTGAAGCTTCGTTCCTGGATTTATGGCATCGTCGTTTGGGTCATCCTTCCGAGAAAGTAGTAAAGTTGCTTCCTCAACTTCGTAATAATAGAGATGTTTTAGATAAGGGGTGTGAAGTATGTATGCGTGCTAAACACTCTAGAGTTCGTTTTCCTTTGAGTACTAATAGAGCTtctagaatttttgaaaaagtgcattgtgatttgtgggggCCGTATAGACATGTTTCTTCTTGTAAGGCTCGTTATTTTCTgacaattgttgatgattattctagagcaGTTTGGATTTATTTACTTCTTGATAAAATGGAGGTCTTTAAAATGTTTATGATGTTTGTTGCAATGGTTGATCGTCagtttaatcaaaaaaattaaaatcgtgcaaagtgataatggtaatgaatttaattgtttgtttgagtTTTTCAATGCGACTGGAATAATTTTTCAACATTCTTGTGTGGGTACgcctcaacaaaatgggagGGTGGAACGTaaacacaaacatattttaTCTGTTGCCCGAGCTTTGAGATTTCAGGCCAAATTACCTATTTACTTTTGGGGGGAGTGTGTCCTTGCCGCTGCTCATTTGATTAATCGCACACCAACTCCACTTTTACACAACAAAACACCATTTGAAATCCTCTTTAACAAATCCCCTCTTTTGATGCCATACGTACTTTTGGGTGTTTGTGTTTTGCACATAATCAGCAAACTCATGGCGATAAATTTGCTAGCCGTAGTAGAAAGTGTGTGTTTGTGGGTTATCCTTACGGTATGAAAGGTTGGAGAGTGTATGATCTTGATTCAAAGGTGTTTTTTGTTTCCCGAGATGTGAAGTTTGTTGAGGATGTGTTCCCTTTTGGATCCCCGGAAGATGTCCATATTGCTCCTAATACTTTTGATGGACCTATTCCTGTTCTTGATGATTTTTTGGAGTTTGAGACTTTAGAAACTTTAGATGCGGACAGTCTGCAGCCAGCTATTTCTCCTTTGCCGCAGCCACATTCGCAGCAGTCAGCTCCATACGCTACAGATTCCCCGAGCGTAGGTAATGGACTACTGCAGGAGCGCGCGTCTTCCTCTCCTTCAGCTGCTGATCAGCAGCCACAGCAGCCAGACAACATTGCTTCATTGTCCCCTGAGCCTACCACTGACTTCTCTTCTCCAGAGCCTTTGGGTCGTGGTTTTCGGGATAAGTATCCCTCGGTTTTGCTCCGTGATTTTGTTGATCCTTCTGGGAAACCATTTGTTACTCATTCCGTCATTGCTCATAATCCGTCTCTTTCAAACTCTCGGTCTAATCATGCTTCTTCAGGTAATCCTTATCCTCTGGCACATTACATACATTGTCATAAGTATTCTGTGAATTATAGGAAGTTTATTGCAGCCCTTGTGATTGACAAGGAACCAAAATCTTTTAAAGAGGCTATGAAATCCTTGGATTGGCAAAAATCTATGCAGAATGAAATACAGGCTTTGGAGGACAATGGAACTTGGACTTTGGAACATCTACCCGCGGGTAAGCGTGTGCTTGGTAGCCAGTGGGTCTACAAAACCAAGTTCAAGTCTAATGGCGAAGTTGAACGTTTGAAGTCTCGTTTGGTTGTTTTGGGCAATCATCAGCAGGTCGGAATTGACTAtcatgagacttttgctcccGTTGCTAAGATGACTACAGTTTGCGCTTTCCTTGCTATTGCGGCTTCTAAGAATTGGGAacttcatcaaatggatgttcacaatgcttttcttcatggtgatCTTGACGAGGAGATTTACATGAAACTCCCTCCTGGTTTTAAGAGTTCTGATCCGTCCTTGGTGTGTCGTCTTCGCAAGTCTTTGTATGGTTTGAAACAAGCCCCTCGTTGTTGGTTTGCTAAGTTGGTCTCTGCTTTGAAAGGGTATGGATCCTTACAATCTTACTCTGATTACTCTCTTTTCACTTATACTAACGGCACAGTTCAAATAAATGTcttagtatatgttgatgatctcATTATTTCTGGTAATAATTCCGCTGCCACTGGTGTTTTCAAAGCATATCTTAGTGActgttttaaaatgaaagatctgggttgtttgaaatattttctggGTATTGAAGTTGCTAGAAGTTCACAGGGTTTGTTTCTTTGTCAACGTAAGTATACGTTGGATATTATTTCTGAGGCCGGTTTACTTGGGGCGAAACCTTGTGGCTTTCCTATGGAACAAAACCACATACTAGGTCTAGCTACAGGAGATCGCCTTTCCGATCCTGCGCCTTACAGACGGCTTGTGGGTCGTCTGATTTATCTTACAGTAACTCGCCCAGATTTAGCATACTCGGTGCATATTTTGTCTCAGTTTATGCAGGAGCCTCGCATTGATCATTGG
Proteins encoded in this region:
- the LOC130826279 gene encoding transcription factor bHLH48-like isoform X2, whose amino-acid sequence is MENYQFGEEFQKLMIAADNGNGNGNGNGNSFTALLELPPNQALELLTDDFNGGGSGDVVKRHRISAFNHSLASFPAFPSNRALIERAAKYSVFAGENNSMESKVKVEPLDSGSNPFSSDPTAGSESEKEKPLKRKKREKKGKGASKKSKTTTLEDGEKLPYVHVRARRGQATDSHSLAERARREKINARMKLLQELVPGCNKISGTALVLDEIINHVQYLQRQVEYLSMKLAAVNPRIDFNLDTLISGGVESAMDCSFPNMAMQFPVMWPELHHNGDGQHFQQQWHAESLSRPVWVKDDNHLSSGASENPRMSYDSPGNSAASLHSSQLKTDL
- the LOC130826279 gene encoding transcription factor bHLH48-like isoform X1, with product MENYQFGEEFQKLMIAADNGNGNGNGNGNSFTALLELPPNQALELLTDDFNGGGSGDVVKRHRISAFNHSLASFPAFPSNRALIERAAKYSVFAGENNSMESKVKVEPLDSGSNPFSSDPTAGSESEKEKPLKRKKREKKGKGASKKSKTTTLEDGEKLPYVHVRARRGQATDSHSLAERARREKINARMKLLQELVPGCNKISGTALVLDEIINHVQYLQRQVEYLSMKLAAVNPRIDFNLDTLISGGVESAMDCSFPNMAMQFPVMWPELHHNGDGQHFQQQWHAESLSRPVWVKDDNHLSSGASENPRMSYDSPGNSGKLHLKMVKQIFHTH
- the LOC130826279 gene encoding transcription factor bHLH48-like isoform X3; the protein is MENYQFGEEFQKLMIAADNGNGNGNGNGNSFTALLELPPNQALELLTDDFNGGGSGDVVKRHRISAFNHSLASFPAFPSNRALIERAAKYSVFAGENNSMESKVKVEPLDSGSNPFSSDPTAGSESEKEKPLKRKKREKKGKGASKKSKTTTLEDGEKLPYVHVRARRGQATDSHSLAERARREKINARMKLLQELVPGCNKISGTALVLDEIINHVQYLQRQVEYLSMKLAAVNPRIDFNLDTLISGGVESAMDCSFPNMAMQFPVMWPELHHNGDGQHFQQQWHAESLSRPVWVKDDNHLSSGASENPRMSYDSPGNSASLHSSQLKTDL